The sequence CTCATTACAGACTTTCaattttttagtaaaaaaatGCAGCATATAGCCTGTGAAATTGGAGatataatttgatatttataaTCAAGTTGATTGGCTAGGCAGTAACTAAGGTCTGAAGATTTTTTCCCCCCACATGAAATGTTCCTTCTTCTTCCTGATTGGACTGGGGCAGGACCATTTTCAAAACCCACTTCCTGGATAATGTAAAAAGACAATATTCAATAAACAATTGTTGCAGGGTTTCTAAGGTTTTTATTAGCTTTAAAATCCTAGTTTGGATAATATGGTAGTCATCTTTATATAGCCAGAGTGGTAAAGACCAGTGGCCTGGTTCTAGTTGTGCCTTACCTAACATACTttatacatagtaggtgttcagtaaatgttaaaCCTATTGTTCAACATGTTTATTAAagatatattaaatattgaatGTGTTAGACCTGAAGGGAATAGGCTTAGATAGTTTATATAGTGCAAGAAGTACCTCATCAGAGTAATAGCAATAAACATACATTCATTAAATTTCTTCTAGATGTAGCACCAGATTTTGGCAAGTTTTCCCTAGTGATTGAAGTCTTGACCACCAATGTCTATAATGGATACATtcttacattattatatatacctttttttttccttttggtgtgTAGGTCTATGAATTTTTAGCACATGTATCAATTCCTATGActgtcaccacaatcaagatacagaacagttttGTCACCCCAAAAAACTCTCTCATGCCATCCCTTTATAGATATGGTTTTGAGCTCTGGGTATTGAGTGATATTTAATCTCCTctaaatgttgttttttttttttttatgtcctTTCAGTTTTTCTTGTGTGAAAAATGAACTTTTGCCTAGTCATCCCCTtgaattatcagaaaaaaatgtaagtataTTATTGTGTccttatttttatcttctaataGATAAATACTTTTACTAATAttggtttcattttattaaaacaattttggTACTGAGGATTTGCCCATGAAGAATGTGAGGCGCTATTTTCAAACCCCTTGTAGGATAGACTTAAAAATTACACTGCTCCTCTAAAGCTCCCTTTCTATGCGTCCTTCCCTGCCTTTTTAATGTATGTCTCCAAAGGGTGATCCACTTCTCCATTCCTCTCACAGGAATTTTCTCTTTCGATAATGctgttgcttttatatttttcctgcCATTTTTGCTGTTGGCTTCCAAGTTCATATCTCTAGTTTTGACCTCTTTCTTAAGTCCTGCATCTCCGAGTTACTGTAGGACACAGCCACTAGGCACAGTAGGTACTTCGATGAATATGACATAATCCCCATccttaaataacttaaaatttaatgAGGAAGACAAGCAGTGGGTAGGAGAAGGCTTCGTAAAGTGCTAGAGAAGACCAAGGATGTGACAGCCACCTGTGCTTAGGGCTTTTTTGGAAGGCTTTATAGAAGAGGAGGGACCTTTGAACAGTTTTAGACCAGAAAGTTTATTCCTAAAGAGAGGATAGCATGTATACATGTCCAAAACACAACTGAAAGGATTCTTAAATAAACAtttagaggaagaagaaaaaggtttCTGACTAGTTGGGGAAGATGATGCAGTTGTTAGGTAACAGAAAACtgatctgtattttgtttttgttgtttgtttgtttcgctTTCTAGTAAGAGGATAGGTCTGCCTATAAGAAAGAGTAgaataaataatgtaattatgAAATTGAAGTTCAAattagatgagaaaaataaaaaaattcctcaTCGATTTAAGTGAATTCAGGTTTCAGGTGCAGAAGTTGACAGCCCAGAGTACACTTATAAGTATGTGAGTATGATTATAAAAGCACAGTTGATCATCTTTGAGAACTAATGGGAGAAATGAAAATTGGTTGTAGATGGATACATATTCCACTTTTGTATAAAGGATCTAACTAAAAAATAAGATTGTCTGTGGTAACACTGATCCCTGAAACCGTTTCTTAAGTGGACTATTGAGTGAGCTGTGAGCATTTAATAGAGTAAGCAGTGATCATCAGCATCTGAATGAACTCAGCAAATTAATTTTAGTTCACTCTTTTACTCAGTTGCCAAATGGGTCAGTCAAGGGATCAAATTATCTGACAAGGGATAAGATTGAGGATTATATGGTGGATTATTAACCAAGTGAAAGTAGTGTAGGGTAAAGTATATGAGGTTGGTAACTGTACCCAGAGAACGGTGATTAGGGAATAGTCAATTTGGAGGGAATATTTTGATAGGGCTTTTTGGCCTCTGTCTACATCTTAGGTAGTCAGGTGGACACATAGGAAGGATAAGTATTTTTCAAGGACTTGTGGGCAACCAAAGAAAGAATGTATATTAGGTTTTTTGGAAAAAAGATTGAGAAGGATAGTTCATTCTGTTGAATAATTGAACTATATCATGGTGATAAAATAGACCAAAGTCTAGACCAAAATTTAAGGAAAACATTTATAGAGGTGAGTGTGAAGTTCTGCGTTTGGATTCAAAAAATGAATTCTGCACCTTTGGGCAGGGTAAAGTGACTTGCTCTGTAAAACTTGACTATTTTAATTGACTGTATACTCACTATAAGCCAGCAGATTACGTTAGTTactaaaaagaaaggttaatgcAGTCTTGGGCTTTGTTAATAAGATGGGGCTCAAATCAAGGGAGATTATATTATTTTCCTGTGTATTAGTCTGGCTATTAGATTTGGAATATTGGTTTAGTTCTAAGCAATACATATTAAGAGAAACTGACAAATCTGAGTGAGACTGGCTGGAACTGTGAAGAATCTAAAAACTTCAGAGATCTTTTTGAGACTTACATCTACTGCATCTCTTCTTCTTTAATCATTTAGCCAGCTAATGGCAGTCTCACTCTTTATGTGACTCTTACTGTCTATTATAAATCCTTCAGCATGGATTGTGTAGTTGAACTATGTGGGCACCCCACTTTGCTAAGTAAACTTGGGGCATATTGCTTAATTTTCTTTAAGCCTTAGTCTTCTCATCTGGAGTTAGTAATAGCCCATCCTTGGCATATTGCTGGCCTCTAGTAGCTCTGCATGATTGGGAGCTTCAGTGGTGATAGTGATGGAAGATGGCCATCATCATTTGTACCAGTGGTTCTCAGCTAGGGGAGGATCATCCTCCTGCCCCCTACAAGGGAACAGTTGGCAAAGTCTGAGGACATTTTAGGTTGTCACAAGTGGTGCGGTGGGTGGGGGGATGTAATATTGGCATCTAtggggtagaggccagggatgctgccaaacatcctaCAGTACACAGGACAGCCTGCCACAGtgaagaattatctggcccaagaAAGCAGTAGTGCGGAGGGTTGAGATACATACATAATGTCTTCCAAACTGGATTATAATCTCCAGGGTAGGCTGTTCAGTTTTGTTGTGTGTTGCCACAGAGCCTAATTTTGCACACGGTTGCTAACTTACATGTTGATTGATAATTACAGTATTAATATCACATTACGAGATGGCTGTATTCATCAAAATTTacataaattgaatttttatacaTCAAATTACATTtactgctgggtgtggtggggtgtgcctgtagtcccagcggcgtgggaggctgaggcgggggattgcttgagcctggtaaTTCGAGGGTGTAGTGCTCTATAatcgtgcctgtgaatagccactgcactccagccacatagcaagacccgtctcttaaaataaaattgtattatcaTGAGGATAAGCCAATATTTAAAGCAAACCCTTCACTTAGAACTTCAGATCATGTACCCATAATAAAATACTGCAGGTTTTCCCTAAGGACCATCTGTCAAAATTTGCTGTGTAAAGCTAAAGTaattaaaaagcatttgattAGTCACCTTACTTTCAAACTTCATAGTCATATCCCAAGTAGGTGCTAATCTCTCAATAGGTTTTGATCAAAATGACCTTTTTGATTACTATTAGAAGACAGTGTTATCAAGAGAGTAGCgtgtaataaaaaatgacaagaaatgACTTTACCTCATCATAATCACCTTAGCTCAGACAAATCTTTGTAACAGTCTGTTTGCATGTTACATTCACTATCCTTAGGGGCCATTTTTGGAAACTGTTTTAGAATCCATGAGTCAAGTCGATTCATTTTGCCTGAAATACATTAAGTTATGGCCAAAGTTCCCTAAATGTAATATCAGTACTTAGTGAAAGTATGATCCAGGAAAAATTGCTGATTAGTACCCAATACAAATTGAATAAACTTTTGAGAGATGTTTGTTTTTCCCCTGAGGCAAGTACCAAAAATAAGTGGAGTTTAAACATAGTTTAATTAACAGGATGATTTAGTGGTcggattatttcttttgctgaatCCTTTTAAATATATGCCTTCATACTTAGAAATTAACTATTTTTGTCAGTGGATGTGACATTTTCTGGATCTCAAATTACACCTTTGCTAGTTTTGCAGTACTTTTAATCAAAAGCGCTAAAATATGATTATGTCTTGTAAATCTACTTTTGAATAGGAGACACATTcctttacttttataaatttggaattttGGTAGTAATTTTACTCTGGTAAAAGTACACCTGCATGCTAAATGAAATATAGACATATGTGGTCtaaaatttatcagaaaaaattagtaaaaatactTAGTTTTTATTACAGGTATGGATATTAAAATTCTTCATCTAACTATTGTGTTATATATATGCCACTGCTAACTGTTTTGAAAGCAGAGTATTGagtgtaatatttaaaattacattgtcTTTTGTAGTTCCAGCTCAACCaagataaaatgaatttttccACACTGAGAAACATTCAGGGTCTATTTGCTCCACTAAAATTACAGATGGAATTCAAGGCAGTGCAGCAGGTGAGTTGATGGATCTCTGTTGCATATGTGTCGATGTCATTCATGAGGACTCTTCTGTTTTCATAACAGCTATTTATACCTTATCTACCTTACAACCTATTCTACTTCCCTCCCCCTTTTTAGGGTATGACCTTGATTTCTACTTCATAGGGGGAAAAAAGTCATTAAATGGAAAACTTCAAATTACAGGCTCAGTGTCTGAAAACTTACCTGCATCTGCTTTCAtgtttttctgggttttgttttgttttgttttgttttatgtattacaTTGAATTTGAGATCCCTCTAAGAATATCCAAGTGGAGGTGTCAAGTATACAATTTGTATATAGTTGAATATACCTGTTGCTAAGGAATAAGTACTTGGAAAATGTCCTTCTAATTATGTAAGAACCGCCCTCCTACCTGTGCTTTGGATTCTATCCTGTTAACATTACTTCAGGAAAATCCCTTTATCAATGATGCCTTCTCAAGCTGATATCTTTAACCTCTCTCTGCTTGCTCTGTCTCAGCAGTAGCATTTGAACCGCTGttgtcttttaaaacaaaaaaaaattgtatcaatTTCAAATTCCTTTATAGTAACTTGTCTCTCATTGAGTGTGCTTTTGCTTCTTGAAAAGTTGTCTACATTTGCTTTCTATACTCCTTTCCCTCCTATTTATTTAACCCACTGTTTCTGTCTCCCATGACACCAATGAAACTGCTCCTGAACAATGTGGACATTTTTACCTTCACTTTACTTCATCTCCCTGTAGTATTTGACACTAATAATGgcttcttcctttttcccttggcttttatgtttttactttgtatttatttttttgatacagggtctcattctgtcatccaggctggagtgcagtggtgtgatcatagctcactgcatcctcaaactcctgggctcaagcaatcctcttgcctcactctcctgagtagcagggactacagtcacatgctacctcgcctggctagttttaaaaattatttgtagaaacgggctcttgctatgttgcctaggctggtcctaaactcctggcctcaagctatcatCCCACCTCCTTGGCTTTTAGAACACCACACTTACCTGATGTCCTCCTTTCTGAATCCTTGTTCTCAGGTGTCTCTGTGTAGGTTCCATTTGTTTTGCCTGTTTCCTAAAACGCCAGTTTTGTTAGTGCCCCATCTCTAGTCCTTTCCTGACCCTATTTCCTACTTGTTGCTTTAGTTATCAATTATATGTTGATGATTCCAactgggcgtggtgcctcacacctgtaatcccagcactttgggaggccaaggtgggtggatcgctcaagctcaggtgttcaagaccagcctgggcaacatggcaaaaccccatctctacaaaaaaaaaatgcaacaaatgtgccagccgtggtggtgcacacctatagtcccagctactcaggaggctgaggtgggaggatcatttgagcctgggagtcggaggttgcaggattgtgccactacactccagcctaggtgacagaatgagactccgtctcaaaaaataaaatatgttgatGACCCCCAAGTTACAATTCTCATGAGCTATAAACCTATAGGTTTTTCCAATTGGAAAGCCCAATTGGAAGTCCCACAGGCACCTCCAGTTTTACATGGACAAGTACAGAATAACTCATAATCCCATAATCCCCCACATACTCCTTATCCCGTATGAATAGGTTTCTGCCTAAGGCAGAAATTGGATAATTAGCCTTGGTTATGTCACCTAGCACCCATCCTAACCTCTTCCCCTGCTCCCCCAAATCATTCAGTTTATTACTTGCTCTCCCCACCTTTGCTACTATGTTGGTCCTTGCCCCTGTCAGACTTTATCTGGATTACTGCAACATTCATCCCTGCTGCCCCTCCAATCCTTGTTAAGACTCCAATCAGAATAATCTTTGTAACAACACAGATTTGATTATGTCATTCCCCTCACTTTaccctcaaaataaaaataaaacccaacacTTAGTGTGGCTCTGTCCATGAATTGGCTCCTTACTTCCCACCACACTTCTTATCCTCTTAAACTACTTGCAGTTTCCTAATTCATTAGGTTCTTTCACTGTTAGGCGTTTGCACACATTTCTCCTACTGGTGCAGATTCCTTTCTCTGACCTAGCTAAATTGtctttttcaataaatttctattggCCAAGGggggtggctcatgactgtaatcccagcactttgggaggccgaggcagatggatcacctgaggtcaggagtttgagactagcctggccaacatggtgaaaccccgtctctactaaaaatacaaaaattagccaggcctggtggcacgtgcctgtaatcccagctactcgggaggctgaggcaagagaattgcttgaacccaggagacagaggttacagtgagccaaaatcacaccattgcactccagcctgggcgacaagagcaaaactccatctccaaaaaaaataataataagataaattCTACTAATACTATCAATTGTATTTGGCTAAGTCATTCTGGAAGCTACTTGTTTTCCAAGGATAAAGCTCTTAAAAAACATGGTTTTGAGTAACCTAGGGTTGAATCTTGGCTTAGCCATCTACTAGTCTTAAGAACTTGAGTAAGCTGGAGAACTTTCTGAacctcagatttttaaatttaatgtgaaATAAGGAGAACAGTAAGAGTAGCATAGGATTattctgaagattaaatgaaatcacATGTTTGGCACAAAATTGTTAActtccctttttattttccttttactcaGATTTCAACTACAGATTGCTCAAATTCtggatttaagtttttaatactATTTGATCCAAATATCTTTGCCcagaattctctctctttttttttttttcttatctctatACTTTTGCAGTTTTGGGTTGTCAAGATGTATAACAGCTGCCTGCTCCTCCCTGCTTTTGATGCATTCTTAGGACTGTACTCTGATCTAACTACCAGACCCCTTGCTGTCTGGTTTAATTTACAGGttcctatttttgtttcttcctcttcctcccacttccttttttttttttaggtttgacAATCTAGAGAAATTTTTCCACActataaagattttaaataatctctataGAACATTAgtaattgaaaataatatatttagtcTGGATACattttgttgggggtggggggaatgtGAGAAACTGCCCTCTTAGATTCTAATGGTGTGATTATCTTTAAAATACTGCTATCATTTAGTCAAAGACCACCTATTTTGGTAGTCTCTGGGAATATCTAAAATTATCTgcattagctgggcttggtgacatggacctgtaatcccagttttagtgggaggatcactagagcccaggagtttgagaccagcctaagcaacctATTGAGTTGGACTTTCTTCAGGAATTTGATCATCCTACATGTATCAGGAATGAGGCGTGATGTTAAGCTCTGGGATTTTGCATTTCATCACATGGTATATGCCGTAGTTTTCCTGAGCAGAAGCAAAGCCTCAAAATACATGCACACCAGGTAGGATTATTGTTAATGAAAAGTATAATTTCAGTGTCTTTACAACTTAGTTTGTGTCTAAAATATGAACTAGTGTTTTTTTCCACTTGTTAAATTGATCTTGTATTTGGTTTTGCGAATTTTCAAACAAAGAATAAAGAACATGAAATTAGACTATATATTCTGTCATTTTCCCCTGAGTTTTTTCTAATCTTGTCCCTTCATACTTTTCCCCAAAGGTTCAGcgtcttccatttctttcaagcTCAAATCTTTCACTGGATGTTTTGAGGGGTAATGATGAGACTATTGGATTTGAGGATATTCTTAATGGTAAGTGTCATTCAGCACCTTTTTATGGAGCCCTTGtaatttaaaaggcaaacagCTGCAAAAAGAATAGGCAAAATTCTtgtcctcatggaacttacagcTGATTGGTTTcacttttgtttattcattgctttaagataaaatttaatgGTAGTAACTGTTCtttaactgtttttaaaagtgaagattggctgggtgcggtggctcacgtgtaatcccagcactttgggaggccgggatgggcagatcacctaaggtcaggtgtttgagaccagcctggccaacatggtgaaaccctgtctctactaaaaatataaaaagaaaaaaagtgaaaattatttatgaaattcTAAGAGTATATAGTCATTTCAGTCTAGTAATGGTGGTTATTCACTTCATGTCCTGAGCTTCAAGTGTAATATGTCAGTCTGATATTCCTAGGGTGACTTAAACAATGATAATTATTTCAGAATTCACATTGTTGGGATGTGActggtgttgtttttgtttgtttagtttgaTTTTGGGGTTTTTATGACTAGCATTTTAAACAACTGGAAgataaatctttctttaaaaagtagcTCCCCCAAAaagtaatttttgtacttctacAGGTGATAAATAGGAAAGAggaatctgtcttttttttttttttttttcaagatggagtcttgtgctgttacccgggctggagtgcagtggcgcaatctcggctcactgcaacctccgcctcccgagttcaagcaattctcctgcctcagcctcccaagtagctgggattacaggcgcccatcaccacacccggctaatttttgtatttttagtagagacggggttttaccatgttggccaggctggtctcgaactcctgaccttgtgatctgcccgcctcggcctcccaaagtgctgggattgcaggtgtgagccactgcacccggccgaatctgttatttttaataaaattcccTGAATAATTGTAAATGAATTTAAGTAAGAACAATATATGCAGCATCCTCTATTTTTTCTGGTCCTGAGGAAGATAAACAAATACAATCCTGTCCAATGCTGCCTCTGCTCATTATGCCCCAGCAGTGCAGGAGAAACAAAAATTTCCAACAGGATTAAGTTTTATTAGTTTTGCTTGGCTGCTGATGTCCGGTAAGGAAATGCTGTGGACATAACAGAAGTCTAGTGAGCCTCCTTTGAGAATCTTCCCTGAGGGAGCATTTTGGATACAGGAAAAGCTGGGATTCTTAAGCTTTTACATTGAACTTAGACCTTATTTAAAACTACTAAGGTGATAGTTCAGGTCTTTAGTTACAaaagcattcatttaaaaatctgcttCTGTAATTCTGTttaaagaaagggagagggacTTAGGAGCATTTATCTAGTCAGTCAAAtattctgtgtcaggcactgggctaggCTCTGAATATACAGCtgtgaacaaaacaaatatcTGTGCTTTCAAATGGGGGagataaacacataaacacaaataTACAATTTGATAATTCTAGGAATAAAAAGGATGTTTTTGGGCTGGGAGGGCACATACCTCTGGGAATACAACACAGAAGTGAATTTCTGAAAGAAGCGTGAAATCATTGACCTAGAAGTAGAGGGAGAGTATTTCAGACAGAAGAGATCATGTAACCTGAGAACAGCTGAAGAACTCTGAACAGTTTGAGATCTTACTCTACTTTGAAGCTAACTTGTTAGCCTGCCATGAATTCATGGATGGTGGCAGAAGACAAGAGACTCCTAAAGGACAGTTTCTTATTCATAGCAATAGCGTAGCCAGAGTATCAGCATTTCTTTTGGTTCCCTTAGCCCCACTTCCTATGGGGCAGCTAAGAAGAGGGTAAGGTGAAGCCTTATACATTGAGTGTGTTACGTTAGAGGAGAGGAACTCCATGTTCAGGCCACCTCAGCTTTATAACTGGCAGTAAACCTGCCTGTCCCGTGCTGCTTTGTCTTATGAGGCTGAAACAGCTTTGGAAAGATACCCTAGAACAAAGGCAGTTTAGTGTCTCTGCTCCCAGCTTGCAGAATGGAGAGACCAATAGAGAACTGTCTCCCAGCATACATAAGAGCACTTTAAGAAGGCCCATATGGCTGGCATGTTTTGAgcaaagtagagagtagaataaggTTGAGATCAAAAAGCTCAGCAAGGAACAGATGAACCAGGGCCTAC comes from Pan troglodytes isolate AG18354 chromosome 14, NHGRI_mPanTro3-v2.0_pri, whole genome shotgun sequence and encodes:
- the POMP gene encoding proteasome maturation protein (The RefSeq protein has 1 substitution compared to this genomic sequence), producing the protein MNARGLGSELKDSIPVTELSASGPFESHDLLRKGFSCVKNELLPSHPLELSEKNFQLNQDKMNFSTLRSIQGLFAPLKLQMEFKAVQQVQRLPFLSSSNLSLDVLRGNDETIGFEDILNDPSQSEVMGEPHLMVEYKLGLL